A window of the Branchiibius hedensis genome harbors these coding sequences:
- the paaD gene encoding 1,2-phenylacetyl-CoA epoxidase subunit PaaD, producing MVSALQVAAAVTDPELPMLTLADLGVLRDVTEGEDGGVTVTITPTYSGCPAMATMRDDLAAALQRNGFRDVQINVSLEPAWTTEWISEKGRAALQEHGISAPGPAPRRTGPIPLSLLPTRRSVACPRCGSDRTQVTSEFGPTACKAIYRCTDCLEPFEHVKEV from the coding sequence ATGGTGAGCGCGCTGCAGGTGGCAGCGGCGGTCACCGACCCGGAACTGCCGATGCTCACCCTGGCCGACCTCGGCGTACTGCGGGATGTGACCGAAGGCGAGGACGGCGGTGTCACGGTCACCATCACGCCCACCTACTCGGGGTGCCCGGCGATGGCCACGATGCGCGATGATCTGGCAGCCGCATTGCAGCGCAACGGATTTCGCGATGTTCAGATCAACGTGAGTCTCGAACCGGCCTGGACCACCGAGTGGATCTCCGAGAAGGGCCGGGCCGCACTGCAGGAGCACGGGATCTCCGCCCCCGGGCCAGCCCCGCGACGTACCGGACCAATTCCCCTGTCGTTGTTGCCAACTCGGCGCAGCGTGGCCTGCCCACGGTGTGGTTCTGATCGCACACAGGTCACCTCCGAATTCGGACCGACCGCCTGCAAGGCGATCTACCGCTGCACCGACTGTCTCGAACCCTTCGAGCACGTGAAGGAAGTCTGA
- the paaE gene encoding 1,2-phenylacetyl-CoA epoxidase subunit PaaE: MATTFHELNVARVERLTDDAVAVTFEVPDALREHFDFGAGQSLTLRRLVEGAEHRRSYSICAPAGSAPRVGVREIPGGGLFSTWLTRELRVGDRVEVGTPSGRFRADPTSGGRHLCIAAGSGITPMLSVAATVLTHPDAQVTLLYGNRTTDSVMFAEELADLKDRYPARFEVVHVLSREPRSVDLFSGRLDADRLRRLLALQPMDNIDDVWLCGPFGMINDARQVLAEIGFPSQRVHFELFYVDEPPPEVHRAEAALDGAVSQVTVTLDGRETRIPMSREHSILDGAAASRSDVPFACKGGVCGTCRAVVRGGEVDMRRNYALDDAEVDAGFVLTCQTYPVSDEVSVDFDA, from the coding sequence ATGGCCACCACCTTCCACGAACTGAACGTCGCCCGGGTCGAACGCCTCACCGATGATGCGGTCGCCGTGACCTTCGAAGTGCCGGACGCCCTGCGCGAGCACTTCGACTTCGGCGCCGGGCAGTCGTTGACGCTGCGGCGCCTCGTCGAGGGCGCCGAGCACCGCCGCTCGTACTCCATCTGCGCCCCCGCGGGCAGCGCACCCCGGGTGGGCGTGCGCGAGATCCCCGGCGGCGGGCTCTTCTCCACCTGGCTGACCCGTGAGCTGCGGGTCGGTGACCGGGTCGAGGTCGGTACGCCGAGTGGCCGGTTCCGCGCGGACCCCACCTCGGGCGGGCGGCACCTGTGCATCGCCGCGGGCTCAGGGATCACCCCGATGCTGTCGGTGGCGGCGACCGTGCTGACGCATCCCGACGCGCAGGTGACGTTGCTCTACGGCAACCGGACCACGGACTCGGTGATGTTCGCCGAGGAGCTCGCGGATCTCAAGGACCGCTACCCCGCGCGGTTCGAGGTGGTGCACGTGCTGTCCCGGGAGCCGCGCTCGGTTGACCTCTTCTCCGGCCGGTTGGACGCGGATCGGCTGCGCCGGTTGCTGGCGCTACAGCCGATGGACAACATCGACGACGTGTGGTTGTGCGGGCCGTTCGGGATGATCAACGATGCGCGCCAAGTGCTCGCGGAGATCGGATTCCCCTCGCAGCGAGTGCATTTCGAACTGTTCTACGTCGACGAGCCGCCACCGGAGGTGCATCGCGCGGAGGCTGCCCTCGACGGGGCGGTCAGTCAGGTCACCGTGACCCTGGACGGGCGTGAGACGCGGATCCCGATGTCGCGGGAACACAGCATTCTCGACGGCGCCGCCGCCTCCCGCAGCGATGTGCCGTTCGCCTGCAAGGGCGGGGTCTGTGGCACCTGTCGCGCGGTGGTCCGCGGGGGCGAGGTCGACATGCGGCGCAACTACGCGTTGGACGACGCCGAGGTCGACGCCGGGTTCGTGCTCACCTGCCAGACCTACCCGGTCAGCGACGAGGTCAGCGTTGACTTCGATGCCTGA
- a CDS encoding 3-hydroxyacyl-CoA dehydrogenase family protein, whose protein sequence is MKVGVYGGGRMGAGIAHAFLLTGAEVDIAEASEAAAEAARDRVATSLAKAAQRQAIPGGAAPEELLTHLTVGSDPAVLCDAEVIVEAVPEDAALKKTVLQTCSQQAPDAWLASNTSSLSITELAAALPSPERLIGLHFFNPVPASELVEIVVGKDTAPELVEQATGWVQQLGKTAITVQDSPGFASSRLGVFLALEAMRMVQDGVASAADVDTAMTLGYRHPTGPLRTTDIVGLDVRLAIAEHLARELGDRFEPPQILRDKVAAGELGRKSGKGFYQW, encoded by the coding sequence ATGAAAGTAGGGGTCTACGGCGGTGGCCGGATGGGCGCCGGGATCGCGCATGCGTTCCTGCTGACGGGAGCCGAGGTGGACATCGCAGAAGCGTCGGAGGCCGCAGCGGAGGCCGCGCGGGACCGGGTCGCTACCAGCCTGGCGAAGGCGGCCCAGCGCCAGGCCATCCCCGGCGGCGCCGCCCCTGAGGAACTGCTCACGCACCTCACCGTCGGCTCCGATCCCGCGGTGCTGTGCGACGCCGAGGTCATCGTCGAGGCGGTCCCGGAGGACGCTGCTTTGAAGAAGACTGTGCTGCAGACCTGTTCGCAGCAAGCACCCGATGCCTGGCTGGCCAGCAACACCAGTTCCCTGTCGATCACCGAGTTGGCCGCCGCGCTGCCGTCGCCAGAGCGGCTGATCGGGCTGCACTTCTTCAACCCGGTCCCCGCCAGTGAATTGGTGGAGATCGTCGTCGGCAAAGACACCGCTCCCGAACTGGTCGAGCAGGCCACGGGTTGGGTGCAGCAACTGGGCAAAACCGCTATCACCGTGCAGGATTCGCCCGGCTTCGCCAGTAGCCGCCTCGGGGTCTTCCTCGCGCTGGAGGCGATGCGGATGGTCCAGGACGGCGTCGCCAGTGCCGCTGATGTCGACACCGCGATGACGCTGGGTTACAGACATCCGACCGGACCGTTGCGCACCACCGACATCGTGGGTCTCGACGTCCGGTTGGCGATTGCTGAGCACCTGGCCCGCGAACTGGGCGACCGCTTCGAGCCCCCACAGATCCTGCGGGACAAGGTCGCGGCCGGCGAGCTGGGTCGCAAGAGCGGCAAGGGTTTCTACCAGTGGTGA
- the paaC gene encoding 1,2-phenylacetyl-CoA epoxidase subunit PaaC produces MTYEVDGNWAFGTDFEDPLAGVDTTIAAGTDAGALAAYCLMLGDDALVYANRLSEWASNAPDLEEDIALANTALDLLGQARLLLARAALADPGVVPQLPDGSPVPGDDALAFFRDDADFRNVRLVEPDNGDFAVTIVRLFLFATYRLALLDRLRLSSDRVLAAIAAKGVKEVTYHRDYAARWLVTLAKGTDESRRRTESAVRVVLPYWAELFDDHPIEVLMADQGVGVLPSSLRDEADDIVAQVFSAAELVRPEARRVGSVNGGTGRDGRHTEALSLMLAEMQSVARAHPAGQW; encoded by the coding sequence ATGACCTATGAAGTGGACGGCAACTGGGCGTTCGGGACCGACTTCGAGGACCCGTTGGCCGGGGTGGACACCACCATTGCCGCGGGCACGGACGCCGGGGCGCTCGCGGCCTACTGTCTGATGCTCGGCGACGACGCGCTGGTCTACGCCAACCGGTTGTCCGAATGGGCCAGCAACGCGCCGGATCTCGAGGAGGACATCGCGTTGGCCAACACCGCGCTGGATCTGCTGGGTCAGGCCCGGTTGCTCCTCGCGAGGGCCGCGCTAGCCGACCCGGGCGTGGTCCCGCAGTTGCCGGACGGCTCACCGGTCCCGGGGGACGATGCGCTGGCGTTCTTCCGGGATGACGCCGACTTCCGCAACGTCCGTCTCGTCGAACCCGACAACGGGGACTTCGCGGTCACGATCGTGCGGTTGTTCCTCTTCGCGACCTATCGGTTGGCGCTGCTGGATCGGCTGCGGCTCAGCAGCGATCGGGTATTGGCGGCTATCGCGGCCAAGGGCGTCAAGGAAGTGACCTACCACCGCGACTACGCCGCCCGCTGGCTGGTGACCCTGGCCAAGGGGACCGACGAGTCGCGACGCCGCACCGAATCAGCCGTGCGGGTCGTGCTGCCCTATTGGGCGGAGTTGTTCGACGATCATCCGATCGAGGTGCTGATGGCCGATCAGGGTGTCGGTGTACTCCCCAGCAGCTTGCGAGACGAAGCGGATGACATTGTGGCCCAGGTGTTTTCGGCCGCGGAGCTGGTTCGTCCCGAGGCTCGGCGGGTGGGCTCGGTCAACGGCGGTACCGGCCGCGACGGTCGGCACACCGAGGCCCTTTCGCTGATGCTGGCCGAGATGCAGTCCGTCGCCCGGGCGCACCCGGCCGGGCAATGGTGA
- a CDS encoding enoyl-CoA hydratase/isomerase family protein has translation MPEPVLVEDAGDRLVVRLNRPQARNAIDQEMVDALHEVCTALEAAPRIGLIIGEGSTFAAGADIAALRERRRDDALRGINSGLFDRIRRLPMPTIALIDGYALGGGAELAYACDFRVGTPKVKIGNPETGLGILAAAGATWRLAELVGEPLAKEILLAGRVLDADEALAVRLLTEVVDATDLLAAGHRLADRIGRNAPLAVQLTKRVFHAPREAHPLIDDIAQAVLFETPEKHERMTAFLERKNR, from the coding sequence ATGCCTGAACCGGTCCTGGTGGAGGATGCCGGTGATCGGTTGGTCGTGCGCCTCAATCGCCCGCAGGCCCGCAACGCCATCGACCAGGAGATGGTCGACGCGCTGCACGAGGTGTGTACTGCGTTGGAGGCAGCTCCCCGGATCGGGTTGATCATCGGTGAGGGCAGCACGTTCGCGGCAGGGGCGGACATCGCGGCGCTGCGCGAGCGGCGCCGGGACGACGCGCTGCGCGGGATCAACTCGGGGTTGTTCGACCGGATCCGGCGCTTGCCGATGCCGACGATTGCGCTGATCGACGGATACGCACTCGGTGGTGGGGCGGAACTGGCCTACGCCTGCGACTTCCGGGTGGGCACCCCCAAGGTGAAGATCGGCAACCCGGAAACGGGTCTGGGCATCCTCGCCGCCGCCGGGGCCACCTGGCGGCTGGCGGAACTGGTCGGCGAACCGCTGGCCAAGGAGATCCTGCTGGCCGGGCGGGTGCTGGATGCCGACGAGGCGTTGGCGGTGCGACTGTTGACCGAGGTCGTCGACGCCACCGATCTGCTCGCGGCCGGTCACCGCCTCGCTGACCGGATCGGTCGCAACGCGCCGCTGGCGGTGCAGTTGACCAAACGGGTCTTTCACGCACCCCGGGAGGCGCACCCGTTGATCGACGACATCGCCCAGGCCGTGTTGTTCGAGACGCCGGAGAAGCACGAGCGGATGACGGCATTCCTGGAGAGGAAGAACCGATGA